In Desulfovibrio gilichinskyi, a genomic segment contains:
- a CDS encoding TRAP transporter small permease, producing the protein MIDKLEKFTVILCRILSWIAGISLTLMVVLACTNMVFRATWVPVKGTFELMGFFGAIVAGFSLAFSQLYRSHISVGLLFNKFPRPVQIFLDALSAFASCLFFAFCAKESAKWGMFLFDLGEVSETLGIEFYPFVFALAFGCAMMSFVLLLDLVRILSGKEPLKLV; encoded by the coding sequence ATGATCGATAAGTTAGAAAAATTCACTGTCATTTTATGCCGTATTTTATCATGGATTGCGGGCATATCCCTTACCTTAATGGTTGTGCTGGCCTGTACTAATATGGTTTTTCGTGCAACATGGGTTCCTGTGAAAGGGACTTTTGAGTTGATGGGGTTTTTCGGAGCCATAGTTGCAGGTTTCTCACTTGCCTTTTCTCAGCTGTACAGGAGTCATATTTCGGTAGGATTATTATTTAATAAATTTCCTAGACCGGTACAGATTTTTCTGGACGCTCTGAGCGCGTTTGCCTCCTGCTTATTCTTCGCATTTTGCGCGAAAGAATCCGCTAAGTGGGGAATGTTTTTATTTGATCTGGGCGAAGTTTCGGAAACACTCGGAATTGAATTTTATCCTTTTGTCTTCGCGCTGGCTTTCGGATGTGCAATGATGTCCTTTGTTTTATTGCTTGATCTTGTCAGAATCCTTTCCGGAAAAGAACCTCTTAAGCTAGTTTAA
- a CDS encoding RsmB/NOP family class I SAM-dependent RNA methyltransferase — protein sequence MTNNLRTFRLVCSEKDIPAVEELLRSQGFEFSPEPFYSMARRLEKEPFPLGDSLASRFGRIYIQDRSSMLPPLMLNPPAGAKVLDMCASPGSKTGILSRLVGHDGFVLASEPSKDRLALLRQNLRRVQAINSATVSYESQKLPLPANGWKYILLDPPCSGWGTINKNPKAMELWSGEKTVPLVALQRQLLAKAFELLAPGGNVVYSTCTTNVQENEEQTRFAVEELGFELVKLPHPSGFTIADPLLPEMDGVLRVDGSGGGQGFYVCGLRKPGNGEPEHPETAPLPGQLLDLKKLEYPEAIDFSALPDGEIYDFKGKAMFLNRHALNMLPPDIRWQGYPLGKISGKKFRPNPFARALLPENPAKSALVIENAEDLAKLFSGQSLPAPAKGKGPVGLYFKQLLLGFTGKKGSRFIWTEK from the coding sequence ATGACAAACAATCTTCGAACATTCAGACTTGTCTGCTCAGAAAAAGACATACCCGCAGTTGAAGAACTTTTGCGTTCGCAAGGCTTTGAATTCAGCCCTGAACCATTTTATTCTATGGCTCGGAGACTTGAAAAAGAACCTTTTCCGCTAGGCGATTCACTTGCCTCAAGATTCGGCCGAATCTATATACAGGATCGCTCCTCCATGCTTCCGCCACTTATGCTTAACCCTCCGGCAGGAGCTAAAGTGCTGGACATGTGCGCAAGTCCGGGCAGTAAAACAGGAATTTTATCCAGATTAGTCGGGCATGACGGCTTTGTGCTTGCCAGTGAACCTTCAAAAGACAGACTGGCCTTGCTGCGACAGAATTTAAGGCGCGTACAAGCTATAAATTCAGCAACAGTCAGCTATGAATCACAAAAGCTTCCGCTACCCGCTAACGGATGGAAATATATTCTGCTGGACCCGCCATGCAGCGGATGGGGAACTATTAACAAGAACCCTAAGGCAATGGAACTTTGGTCAGGCGAAAAGACTGTTCCTTTAGTAGCTTTACAACGCCAGCTTTTAGCAAAAGCTTTTGAGCTGCTGGCTCCCGGCGGCAACGTAGTATATTCAACGTGCACCACCAATGTTCAGGAAAATGAGGAGCAAACCCGTTTTGCAGTGGAAGAACTGGGCTTTGAGCTGGTTAAACTTCCGCATCCCTCCGGATTCACTATTGCTGATCCGCTTTTACCTGAGATGGATGGCGTGTTACGGGTAGACGGCTCAGGCGGCGGTCAGGGTTTTTATGTTTGCGGGCTGCGAAAACCCGGAAACGGGGAACCGGAACACCCTGAAACAGCCCCTCTGCCGGGACAGTTACTTGATTTAAAAAAGCTGGAATACCCTGAAGCGATAGACTTTTCTGCTCTGCCGGACGGCGAAATTTATGATTTTAAAGGTAAAGCAATGTTCCTTAACAGGCACGCGCTGAACATGCTTCCACCGGATATACGCTGGCAGGGATATCCACTCGGCAAAATTTCCGGTAAGAAGTTCAGACCGAATCCATTCGCACGCGCACTGCTGCCGGAGAATCCGGCAAAATCAGCACTCGTGATTGAAAATGCTGAAGATCTTGCAAAATTATTTTCAGGCCAAAGCCTGCCTGCTCCGGCAAAAGGCAAAGGTCCTGTGGGATTATACTTCAAGCAACTGCTTTTAGGATTTACAGGTAAAAAAGGCAGTCGCTTTATCTGGACAGAAAAATAG
- a CDS encoding CgeB family protein — MKEKLNVCIVGPFNLGVIALEQLGHSVFKVPHHSEIFCNLPELLKKNKFTPDIVLQVENLGRRTLIQGLDDFDCPTIFWATDPHLNLHWHNSYTKLFDQVLSTQKSIVPSFKEEGLSDVRWLPRFAYDMVSPPIADRKNDIAFVGRLSDQRPGRKWMIDFIKKLAGDRPFPVEQSLSHSDMLALYQDTKIIPNESILGEVNFRLFEGASGGCLLLTQDLGDEQASLFEPGREIDTYADVVELEEKLKLYLGNDSLIQTMGQAAHERVQSEHLPIHRVERILQYAKDTARNRVSGPDAKKWEAITVASMWESGMLDFPVSDVLSRLASLKQDQHVVVATLRIQAVVGVNSVMEDNLMSLLGGKLYENSFCLNLTCSTAALRLGNWNMAKAFWYRHLKSADLINKLPPKTPKDLLILWAKELKQRKLIFRGGFPFNARNHLPHTAIDCLIILYEADPGDSEVLRLIDVMLRSRKELDQARGSFLSSLASNSLNDWRLTFELAMTNLHSYRLDDGLNKMVLARDIAREQGQEKAFIMALKCRDKSGQISKRLRNN; from the coding sequence ATGAAAGAGAAGCTCAATGTATGTATTGTCGGACCATTTAACTTAGGCGTTATTGCGCTGGAACAGTTGGGGCATTCTGTTTTCAAAGTTCCTCATCATTCAGAGATATTTTGCAATTTGCCGGAACTGCTCAAAAAAAATAAATTTACCCCAGACATCGTGTTGCAGGTCGAGAACCTCGGTAGGCGGACACTCATTCAAGGGCTGGACGATTTTGATTGTCCGACTATTTTTTGGGCTACGGATCCGCATCTGAATTTGCACTGGCACAATTCCTACACTAAGCTGTTTGATCAGGTCTTATCCACCCAAAAGTCCATTGTGCCATCGTTCAAGGAGGAGGGGCTTTCCGATGTTCGATGGCTCCCCAGATTTGCATATGACATGGTTTCACCTCCTATTGCCGACCGGAAAAACGATATTGCCTTTGTGGGAAGGTTGAGTGATCAGCGTCCTGGTCGCAAGTGGATGATTGACTTTATCAAAAAATTGGCCGGCGACCGTCCTTTTCCGGTCGAGCAATCCTTAAGCCATAGTGATATGTTGGCATTGTATCAGGATACCAAAATAATCCCCAATGAATCCATTCTGGGAGAGGTTAATTTTCGCCTTTTTGAAGGCGCTTCCGGTGGTTGCCTGTTGCTCACTCAAGATCTCGGAGATGAACAGGCTTCATTGTTTGAACCAGGGCGAGAAATAGACACATACGCAGATGTTGTGGAGTTGGAAGAAAAACTGAAGTTGTATTTAGGTAATGATAGCTTGATTCAAACCATGGGGCAGGCTGCTCATGAACGGGTTCAATCCGAGCATTTGCCAATTCACCGAGTAGAGCGGATTTTGCAATACGCAAAGGATACAGCACGTAACAGAGTGTCAGGGCCTGATGCTAAAAAATGGGAAGCGATTACAGTGGCATCCATGTGGGAGTCAGGCATGCTTGATTTTCCGGTTAGTGATGTGCTGTCACGTCTTGCTTCCTTAAAGCAGGATCAGCATGTAGTTGTCGCCACGCTTCGCATACAAGCCGTGGTCGGTGTGAACTCGGTGATGGAAGATAATTTAATGAGCTTGCTTGGAGGTAAGCTATACGAAAATTCTTTTTGCTTGAATTTGACTTGCTCGACTGCGGCTCTGCGCCTTGGTAACTGGAATATGGCAAAGGCATTTTGGTATCGACATTTGAAGTCTGCTGATCTCATTAATAAACTACCGCCCAAAACTCCGAAAGATCTTCTTATTCTTTGGGCTAAGGAACTCAAGCAACGCAAGCTTATTTTTCGGGGAGGGTTTCCGTTTAACGCTAGAAATCATTTGCCGCATACTGCAATAGATTGTCTAATTATCCTTTATGAGGCAGATCCGGGAGATTCTGAGGTTTTGCGACTTATTGATGTTATGCTGCGTTCTCGTAAGGAACTGGATCAGGCTCGAGGTAGCTTCCTTTCTTCACTTGCTTCGAATTCATTAAACGACTGGCGGCTTACATTTGAGTTGGCTATGACTAATTTACATAGCTATCGGCTTGATGATGGCTTGAATAAAATGGTGCTGGCGAGAGATATAGCTCGAGAACAAGGTCAGGAGAAAGCGTTTATTATGGCCTTGAAGTGCCGTGACAAATCGGGGCAAATTTCCAAACGGTTGAGGAATAATTGA
- a CDS encoding TRAP transporter substrate-binding protein, whose amino-acid sequence MIKGKRFGSLFLFLLGFAVLFCSVPSLHAAEVNLSYANFPPAKTFPCVQMERWKQEVEKRTSGKVQIQTYPGSTLLGAKNTLRGVMQGQADIGCISIAYHPGVFPLCSVFELPLGFTTSTSASLALWDLFQKHQPQEFKKFKVLTMFTSAPSNLMTKTPVRSLGDLKGIELRASGILSKILDSIGATPVSMPMSETPEALQKGVVKGLFSSFDVLKDMNFAEICRYETVTNTAVYPFAVIMNKSSWDGLPDDVKKVMTDLGREQAEWTGKYMDQHVEDSLAWSKEKYGIELITMPEADMQTIKENTMPLINDWKTKAAETSIDGDAVLSEIETSRVKYDPAK is encoded by the coding sequence ATGATTAAAGGGAAAAGATTCGGTAGCCTGTTTCTGTTTTTACTGGGCTTTGCTGTGCTGTTTTGTTCAGTTCCTTCTCTGCATGCTGCGGAAGTCAACTTGAGTTATGCAAATTTTCCGCCTGCCAAGACATTTCCATGTGTACAGATGGAACGTTGGAAGCAGGAAGTTGAAAAAAGAACTTCCGGTAAAGTTCAGATTCAGACTTATCCCGGATCGACATTGCTGGGAGCTAAGAATACTTTGCGCGGAGTTATGCAGGGGCAGGCGGATATCGGTTGCATCAGCATTGCTTATCACCCGGGAGTCTTCCCGTTGTGCTCTGTCTTTGAACTTCCCTTGGGATTTACAACATCCACTTCTGCAAGTCTTGCGTTATGGGATCTTTTCCAGAAGCATCAGCCTCAGGAATTTAAGAAATTTAAAGTGCTGACTATGTTTACTTCTGCTCCTTCAAACCTGATGACGAAAACCCCCGTCCGTTCTCTCGGTGATTTAAAAGGCATTGAACTGCGTGCGTCAGGTATCCTTTCTAAAATTCTGGATTCAATCGGGGCAACTCCTGTTTCCATGCCGATGTCTGAAACTCCTGAAGCATTACAGAAGGGCGTGGTTAAAGGGCTGTTTTCTTCTTTTGATGTTTTAAAAGATATGAATTTCGCTGAAATATGCCGCTATGAAACTGTAACCAATACAGCTGTTTATCCCTTTGCCGTCATCATGAATAAGAGTTCCTGGGACGGACTCCCTGATGATGTGAAAAAAGTTATGACCGACCTCGGCCGTGAACAGGCTGAGTGGACCGGAAAGTACATGGACCAGCATGTGGAGGATTCCCTTGCATGGTCTAAAGAAAAGTACGGTATCGAGCTGATTACTATGCCCGAAGCGGATATGCAGACAATTAAAGAAAATACTATGCCGCTCATCAACGATTGGAAAACAAAAGCAGCTGAGACTTCTATTGACGGAGATGCAGTTTTATCTGAAATAGAAACGTCTCGCGTTAAATACGATCCTGCAAAGTAA
- a CDS encoding TRAP transporter large permease — translation MEPITIGFVGIICLLLLIFIMRIPVGFAMGIIGFIGFAKVLNLKAAYGMLGTEVWNVFSSYGLTVIPLFILMGQICFYSGVNERLYKSAYAWMGHIRGGIAMATVLACAGFAAICGSNTATAATMSTVALPEMKKFRYNPILSTGSVAAGATLGVVIPPSVVLIIIGLQTGESIGHLFLGGVIPGILLCGLFLVTVFGMCVLHPEWGPAGPEVSFKEKLRSLPGSIEMIVLFLLVMGGLFAGWFTPTEAGAAGSAFALLISIVSRKMTFKLFVAAVTDTLKVSCMIMVVIVGAIIFGRFLAITRLPFEAAGMVAGLAIPPTVIILLICVIYVIGGMIMDALALLLITIPIFFPMVVAMGYDPIWFGVLITIVTTMGAITPPVGVTTFIVASMAEDVAIDRVFLGVSYFMFAYVGLIALLLVAPEIVTFLPRLMG, via the coding sequence ATGGAACCAATTACTATAGGCTTTGTCGGCATTATATGCCTGTTGCTGTTGATTTTTATAATGCGTATTCCCGTAGGTTTTGCCATGGGGATCATAGGCTTTATCGGGTTTGCAAAAGTACTCAATCTTAAAGCCGCTTACGGCATGCTCGGTACTGAAGTCTGGAATGTGTTTTCTTCTTACGGTCTGACAGTAATCCCGCTTTTTATTCTTATGGGGCAGATTTGTTTTTACTCCGGCGTTAATGAACGGCTGTATAAATCTGCTTATGCATGGATGGGGCATATTCGCGGCGGTATTGCTATGGCAACTGTGCTAGCGTGTGCCGGATTTGCTGCAATCTGCGGTTCCAATACCGCTACAGCTGCCACTATGAGTACTGTCGCTCTGCCGGAAATGAAAAAATTTCGCTATAATCCTATTTTAAGCACCGGTTCGGTTGCTGCCGGAGCAACTCTCGGGGTTGTTATTCCGCCGAGTGTGGTTCTTATTATCATCGGTCTGCAAACCGGAGAGTCTATAGGACATCTTTTCTTAGGCGGCGTCATTCCCGGTATTCTTTTATGCGGTTTGTTTTTGGTGACAGTCTTCGGCATGTGCGTGCTCCACCCGGAATGGGGGCCGGCCGGACCGGAAGTCAGCTTTAAAGAAAAGCTCAGATCGCTTCCGGGGTCTATTGAAATGATAGTTCTTTTTCTACTTGTCATGGGCGGATTATTCGCAGGTTGGTTTACACCGACTGAGGCCGGAGCAGCCGGATCTGCTTTTGCTTTGCTGATAAGTATTGTTTCGCGAAAAATGACCTTTAAACTCTTTGTAGCGGCGGTGACCGATACTTTGAAGGTCTCATGCATGATTATGGTGGTTATCGTCGGAGCGATCATTTTCGGGCGTTTTCTCGCTATAACAAGGCTGCCTTTCGAAGCTGCGGGTATGGTCGCCGGATTAGCTATTCCGCCTACTGTTATTATTTTATTGATATGTGTGATTTATGTCATCGGCGGAATGATTATGGACGCCCTTGCTCTTTTACTGATTACTATTCCGATTTTCTTTCCTATGGTTGTCGCCATGGGATATGATCCCATCTGGTTCGGCGTGCTTATCACTATTGTAACGACCATGGGGGCTATAACTCCGCCTGTCGGAGTTACTACCTTTATTGTTGCTTCAATGGCGGAAGATGTCGCCATTGATAGAGTTTTTTTAGGAGTCAGTTATTTTATGTTTGCTTATGTAGGACTCATAGCTCTTCTTTTAGTCGCGCCTGAAATAGTAACTTTTCTGCCCAGATTGATGGGTTAG
- a CDS encoding class I fructose-bisphosphate aldolase, translating to MNGTDRRLKRLFDKESGNSLILALDHGANEGMIEGLGAIPTILEALPTSRVQGVILNKGLARHFSHLIPADICMILQMNAGTRHGSPSYNKSIVCSIQEALRLGADAVSVLVNIGNELEDRMLSDLGEITDEAHQLGIPVLATVFARGSQIVNEHDSSLIAHCIRIGAELGPDVVSVPYPNNGDAFRKAVEASPVPVLVTGGPLGQTMESTITNSLRGLESGCKGCCIGRNIFQTANPIESMEKYAEAIHKNQIKTNS from the coding sequence ATGAACGGAACCGACCGTCGCTTGAAACGACTATTTGACAAAGAAAGCGGGAATTCACTGATTCTCGCCTTGGATCACGGTGCAAACGAAGGCATGATTGAAGGGTTAGGCGCAATCCCGACTATTTTGGAAGCTCTGCCCACCTCAAGAGTGCAGGGTGTTATCCTTAACAAAGGTCTTGCCAGACATTTCAGTCATCTGATCCCTGCTGACATATGCATGATTTTGCAGATGAATGCGGGCACGAGACACGGCTCGCCATCATACAACAAGAGCATTGTCTGCTCTATTCAGGAAGCACTGCGACTGGGAGCGGATGCTGTCTCCGTACTCGTCAATATCGGCAATGAACTGGAAGACCGCATGCTTTCCGATCTGGGAGAAATCACAGACGAAGCGCATCAGCTAGGAATCCCAGTACTGGCAACAGTCTTTGCAAGAGGAAGCCAGATTGTAAACGAGCACGATTCAAGCCTTATAGCCCACTGCATCCGCATAGGAGCAGAACTGGGGCCGGACGTTGTCTCTGTTCCCTACCCGAACAACGGCGATGCATTCCGCAAAGCAGTTGAAGCAAGCCCCGTTCCCGTTCTGGTGACAGGAGGCCCGCTGGGACAGACAATGGAAAGCACAATAACCAATAGTTTGCGCGGGTTAGAATCAGGCTGCAAAGGATGCTGCATAGGCCGGAACATTTTTCAGACCGCTAATCCTATTGAAAGCATGGAAAAGTACGCTGAAGCCATACATAAAAACCAAATAAAAACTAATAGTTAA